The following coding sequences lie in one Acidimicrobiales bacterium genomic window:
- a CDS encoding SDR family NAD(P)-dependent oxidoreductase, which produces MDPITFDGQVAVVTGAGNGLGRTYALELARRGAKVVVNDLGINPDGTGAQSVAADATVQAIVDAGGEAVASYDSVADAAGGAAIVQRAVDAFGTVDIVINNAGYVLDKSFVNISFEDLEKMLDVHLRGAFFVTQPAFRIMREKGYGRLLFTSSSAGLWGNFGQSTYAAAKTGLLGLSNVLAVEGAKYDITSNVIAPIARSRLTEDLLGPMADALDPELVMPISLYLVSRNCDVTHEIYSAGGGQYARSFIAQTPGWFAGKGTHPSVEDIRDHIEEIRNEAGYIVPSDISAESMALLAKLT; this is translated from the coding sequence GTGGACCCCATCACCTTCGACGGCCAGGTGGCCGTCGTCACCGGCGCAGGCAACGGGCTGGGCCGCACCTACGCGCTCGAGCTCGCGCGCCGCGGCGCCAAGGTCGTCGTCAACGACCTGGGCATCAACCCTGACGGCACCGGCGCCCAGTCGGTTGCCGCCGACGCCACCGTGCAGGCCATCGTCGACGCGGGCGGCGAAGCCGTCGCCAGCTACGACTCGGTGGCCGACGCCGCGGGCGGCGCAGCGATCGTGCAGCGGGCCGTCGACGCCTTCGGCACCGTCGACATCGTGATCAACAACGCGGGCTACGTGCTCGACAAGAGCTTTGTGAACATCTCGTTCGAGGACCTCGAGAAGATGCTCGACGTCCACCTGCGGGGCGCCTTCTTCGTCACCCAGCCCGCCTTTCGCATCATGCGGGAGAAGGGCTACGGCCGGTTGCTGTTCACCTCGTCGTCGGCCGGCCTGTGGGGCAACTTCGGCCAGTCCACCTACGCGGCGGCCAAGACCGGCCTGCTCGGCCTGTCGAACGTGCTCGCCGTCGAAGGCGCCAAGTACGACATCACCTCCAACGTGATCGCGCCCATCGCCCGCTCGCGGCTGACCGAGGACCTGCTCGGCCCCATGGCCGACGCCCTCGACCCCGAGCTGGTCATGCCGATCTCGCTGTACCTCGTGTCGCGCAACTGCGACGTGACCCACGAGATCTACTCGGCCGGTGGCGGCCAGTACGCCCGTTCGTTCATCGCCCAGACGCCGGGCTGGTTCGCGGGCAAGGGCACGCACCCCTCGGTCGAGGACATCCGCGACCACATCGAGGAGATCCGCA
- a CDS encoding MaoC/PaaZ C-terminal domain-containing protein — MSVIAPQSLTVGAQAEERTYPPLTRTDIVRYAGASGDFTPLHHDQEFAEKAGYPTVFSIGMYQAGLLAGFAADWLGAENVRRFAARFREQVWPGDELTCAGTVSAVEDTAEGRRVDVELECRRQTGGVAITATATFVLPA; from the coding sequence ATGTCCGTCATCGCACCGCAGTCCCTCACCGTCGGCGCCCAGGCCGAGGAGCGCACCTACCCGCCCCTGACCCGCACCGACATCGTGCGCTACGCCGGGGCCTCCGGCGACTTCACACCGCTGCACCACGACCAGGAGTTCGCCGAGAAGGCGGGCTACCCGACCGTGTTCTCCATCGGCATGTACCAGGCGGGCCTGCTGGCCGGCTTCGCCGCCGACTGGCTCGGCGCCGAGAACGTCCGCCGTTTCGCGGCGCGCTTCCGCGAGCAGGTGTGGCCGGGCGACGAGCTCACGTGCGCGGGCACCGTCTCGGCCGTGGAGGACACCGCCGAAGGCCGCCGCGTGGACGTGGAGCTGGAGTGCCGCCGCCAGACCGGCGGCGTGGCCATCACCGCCACAGCGACCTTCGTGCTCCCCGCCTGA
- a CDS encoding MaoC family dehydratase N-terminal domain-containing protein, whose amino-acid sequence MYEIPIERGKIREFAIATKATNPAYQGPDAVIPPTFLTTAAMSWEPPGEFPTEELSFDMRRILHGEEEYLFFGPLPRAGETLAVSARLGDRWEKEGKRGGTMRFATLVREFRNAAGDLVAEQRSTLVETSRPPSES is encoded by the coding sequence ATGTACGAGATACCGATCGAACGCGGGAAGATCCGGGAGTTCGCCATCGCCACCAAGGCCACGAACCCCGCGTACCAGGGGCCGGATGCGGTCATCCCGCCCACCTTCCTGACCACTGCAGCCATGTCGTGGGAGCCCCCGGGCGAGTTCCCGACCGAGGAGCTCTCCTTCGACATGCGCCGCATCCTCCACGGCGAGGAGGAGTACCTGTTCTTCGGCCCGTTGCCCCGGGCGGGCGAGACGCTCGCCGTGTCGGCCCGGCTGGGTGACCGCTGGGAGAAGGAGGGCAAGCGGGGCGGCACCATGCGCTTCGCCACCCTCGTCCGCGAGTTCCGCAACGCCGCAGGCGACCTCGTCGCCGAGCAGCGCAGCACGCTGGTCGAGACCAGCCGTCCCCCCTCGGAGAGCTGA
- a CDS encoding enoyl-CoA hydratase-related protein produces METEAMRVERDEDGVVVVTFSVPKTLNSMTARFVDELGDVLEELGRDVTVRAIVLTGEGRGFSSGHDLAEMAGDTESLSIPAGYEVQNAYARLIVRIKETPHPVIAAVNGVAAGGGLAIALAADTRVCSESARFNCAFVRLGISGCDVGMSYLLPRVVGPTLAFEMMMTGRLVAAQEALRNRLVLDVVPDGEVVEAAVRIARDIVRNSPFAIRMTKQVMWANLDAPSLQSAIELENRTQMVCVMTEDAREALGAFVEKRRPAFRNR; encoded by the coding sequence GTGGAGACCGAGGCCATGCGCGTCGAGCGCGACGAGGACGGCGTCGTCGTCGTCACCTTCTCGGTGCCCAAGACGTTGAACTCGATGACGGCGCGGTTCGTCGACGAGCTCGGCGACGTGCTCGAGGAACTGGGGCGCGACGTCACCGTGCGGGCCATCGTGCTCACCGGCGAAGGGCGCGGCTTCAGCTCGGGCCACGACCTCGCCGAGATGGCGGGCGACACCGAGTCGCTGTCGATCCCCGCGGGCTACGAGGTACAGAACGCCTACGCCAGGCTCATCGTGCGCATCAAGGAGACGCCGCACCCGGTCATCGCCGCCGTCAACGGCGTGGCCGCCGGGGGCGGCTTGGCCATCGCCCTGGCCGCCGACACCCGGGTGTGCAGCGAATCGGCGCGGTTCAACTGTGCCTTCGTGCGCCTGGGCATCTCCGGCTGCGACGTGGGCATGAGCTACCTGCTGCCGCGCGTGGTCGGCCCCACCCTCGCCTTCGAGATGATGATGACCGGCCGGCTGGTGGCCGCCCAGGAGGCGCTGCGCAACCGCTTGGTGCTCGACGTCGTGCCCGACGGCGAGGTGGTCGAGGCCGCGGTGCGCATCGCCCGCGACATCGTGCGCAACTCGCCCTTCGCCATCCGCATGACCAAGCAGGTGATGTGGGCCAACCTCGACGCGCCCAGCCTGCAGTCCGCCATCGAGCTGGAGAACCGCACCCAGATGGTCTGCGTGATGACCGAGGACGCCCGCGAGGCGTTGGGCGCCTTCGTCGAGAAGCGCCGGCCCGCCTTCCGCAACCGCTGA